The genomic region GCAGCTGTTGTGGGTATCGATGAAGAATATTATGAAGCTGCCATACTCGATGGGGCAACCAAATGGCACCAGATACGCTTCATCACCGTTCCGTTTCTCGTACCGTTGATCGTCATTATGACGTTATTGCAAATAGGCCGTATATTCTATGCAGACTTCAGTCTGTTCTACCAGGTTCCACTGGAATCCGGAGCTCTGTTCCCTGTAACGAATGTACTGGATACCTATGTATATCGAACGTTCCTTATCGGTGGAGATATCGGGATGTCATCCGCAGCGGGTCTGTACCAAGCGGTCGTCGGATTCGTACTGGTTCTTGTATCCAATACCATCGTTAGGCGGATGGATAAAGATAATGCATTATTTTGAGAGGAGGCAAGTCAGCTGTGAAATCACGTGATCCACTAGCCGTATCGAAGCGTTCCGCATCCGTTATTCATGCGATGTTTCTATTCTATGCCATTGCCTGTATCGTGCCGATCCTGCTTGTCTTCGCCATCTCATTCTCGGACGAGACAACAGTTATAGCAAATGGGTATAAGCTTATTCCAGAGAAGTTCAGCCTGACGGCCTATGAGTTTCTGTTCAGAGATATGGATCAGATCCTCCATTCCTATGGTATATCCTTTATCGTTACCGTTGTGGGTACCATTACAAGTGTCGCTCTGACTGCACTGTATGCGTATCCGCTCTCACGGAGAGATCTGCCTTATCGTGGTTGGTTTGCATTTTTCATCTTCTTCACAATGTTATTCAATGGGGGGCTGGTACCTTGGTACCTGGTCTATGTCAACGTATTGGATCTGAAAAACTCCATACTGGCACTCATTATGCCACTACTGCTATCCCCATTCTTTGTACTGGTCATGCGTACATTCTTCGCGAACTCCATACCGGTATCCATTCTGGAATCGGCTCGAATTGATGGTGCAGGAGAATTGAGAACGTTTACACGTATCGTGCTCCCGCTCTCCCTTCCGGTAATGGCAACTGTCGCGTTGTTCAGTACACTCAATTACTGGAATGACTGGTACCTTAGTATGATTTTTATATCGGATAACCGGACGATCAGCCTTCAGTACCTTATGTACCGGACGCTGCTCGATATTCAATATCTTACAACCAATTCCAACGTCTCTTCACAGATTTCGTCGCAGGGTGGATTGCTGAATCTGCCGAACAAAACACTGCAAATGGCGATGGCTGTGGTCGGTATTGGTCCAATTGTACTGGCCTATCCATTCTTCCAGCGTTATTTCATCAAAGGTCTTACGGTTGGCGCTGTGAAAGGATAACTCTGGCCGGTTAGCGGAGTGGGCATGGTAAATGAAGATGGACTGAAAGGGCATATATAGAAGTTGCTATGGGTTTAATTGTGAATTGGGGAAAGTGCTGTACGGTTTAACACATGACAGGAGGGGTTCAATTGGTTAGATCATTAAAGGTATGGTCACGCATGATGGCAACGGTTATGGCGCTGAGCCTGGTGCTGGCAGCTTGCTCATCAGACAAAGGTGGAACAACAACACCAGCAGCCGAAGGCGGAGGAGCAAGTGAGGGTGGAGGCAAGCCCTATGAAGTTACGCTTTTCTACCCGGGGACACCACAGAAGGATGTCGCTCTGGTGGAAGCCGAGATCAACAAGAAGATGGAACCGAAGATCGGGGCCACGCTCAAGATCAATGCGATTGACTGGGGACAGTGGGATAACAAGCTGAATCTCATGATCTCCTCGGGCGAAAAATCAGACATTATCTTCACAGCGGCTTGGCAGAACTACACGGTGAATGTAGCCAAAGGCGCATTCTTGCCACTGAATGATCTGCTTGATGCGCATGGTCAGGATATCAAGAAAAACCTGGACCCTGCTTTTCTGGAAGGTTCGCAGGTGGATGGCGTGAACTACGGTGTTCCTACAAATAAGGAACTTGCTGCCACACGTGGCGTGCTGGTGCGTAAAGATCTGGCTGACAAGTATAACCTGGACCTGA from Paenibacillus sp. FSL R5-0341 harbors:
- a CDS encoding carbohydrate ABC transporter permease gives rise to the protein MKSRDPLAVSKRSASVIHAMFLFYAIACIVPILLVFAISFSDETTVIANGYKLIPEKFSLTAYEFLFRDMDQILHSYGISFIVTVVGTITSVALTALYAYPLSRRDLPYRGWFAFFIFFTMLFNGGLVPWYLVYVNVLDLKNSILALIMPLLLSPFFVLVMRTFFANSIPVSILESARIDGAGELRTFTRIVLPLSLPVMATVALFSTLNYWNDWYLSMIFISDNRTISLQYLMYRTLLDIQYLTTNSNVSSQISSQGGLLNLPNKTLQMAMAVVGIGPIVLAYPFFQRYFIKGLTVGAVKG